The following are encoded together in the Pygocentrus nattereri isolate fPygNat1 chromosome 3, fPygNat1.pri, whole genome shotgun sequence genome:
- the si:ch211-1i11.3 gene encoding mitogen-activated protein kinase kinase kinase 5 translates to MYTTERRRMSLHEVKRKDPVRVLAGSLWQDPLAIELSATSKCSVSPRSRSRALSVVYIAVEDASVTQAEESLSLRCLREACADSHALLHALPFACLALGSTDTLDSFYNADVAVVEMSDTFRQPSLFYHLGVRESFSMTNNIILYCNKQENDLQALKEQCGSYTFIPYVVSPQGKVFACDANLMRGIKELLQPTFTIESLLTPLVDCLVKLLENVHIHASEYFHESIRREIRMARERFSGESLSQELGRIQKRLDTLELLSPDIVMSLLLSYRDIQDYESIINLVETLNNLPMCMVTAQTNIKFQYIFALNRRNRPGDRAKALSVILPIVESGEQVASDVYCLCGRIYKDMFLSSGFLDTHSCDQACYWYGKAFEMEPSLHSGINNVVLLMAAGHEFDTSIELRKIGVTLSSLLGRKGSLEKMQDYWDVGFYLGAGILANEHKKVIEASEKLYRLNAPMWYLSSVVETYIMYKQFAKRLEMKHPKQEEVDFWMELLVQACKPTVSTSHCPVLILEPTKVFQPSVVKVNGEDESRTVQLRHVTPLKKGLHEWTFPASAIRGVSISKFDERSCFLYVLYNSDDFQLCFPSDLHCKGFCELVNILIGQGDASVDDLSPVSGGVLEYMYEKGENGEKVVLGRGTYGVVYAGRDLSNQVRIAIKEIPEKDSTYSQPLHEEIALHKRLKHRNIVQYLGSVSEGGFIKIFMEEVPGGSLSSLLRSKWGPLKDNEPTIVFYTKQILEGLKYLHDNQIVHRDIKGDNVLINTYSGVLKISDFGTSKRLAGINPCTETFTGTLQYMAPEIIDQGPRGYGKPADIWSLGCTIIEMATGKPPFHELGSPQAAMFKVGMFKIHPSVPESMSGEAKTFIMCCFEPNPDKRATASELLKNPILRGSPRKRGKQLPDSAENEASSSGEYHRSLSVPLVAHMDNMDADRTDLSSSLDLRKSVVHVRENEISESPPGTNSFLAVPDEPQGDLSSPAVSGENMGLFLLRKDSERRNTLHKVLTDYISHVVGNIQESLPQTDEPTITSEHIKQLIGCLRENIRSPDRKRFTNRLLKIRSSLQSDAVPPCSLQVALFSFQDAVKKVLRQRQVKPHWMFALDNLLRQAVQDAITVLLPELKLQLQSSFEMEEGSTESEETKKSSQEPEESHTEYKGTSQDLKQHAVQAASPSLFNGFLSTCTPLAQEFSQLCQETQRLLAQLNEKEKEYQELLRSSMQNKQEEIDALKLKTASESSDNKPVCQNTQTLAMVHWLRAVPVDEDTISTLLTHGFTLDSLLHMACKDDLRYCSIKGGMVCRIWRAISKKRTTQLSSVSEESEVTIL, encoded by the exons ATGTATACGACGGAGCGCAGGCGCATGAGCCTGCACGAGGTCAAACGGAAAGACCCCGTGCGAGTTTTGGCTGGAAGTTTATGGCAGGACCCTCTGGCCATCGAGCTGAGCGCAACGAGTAAATGCTCGGTTTCCCCGCGGAGCCGCAGCCGTGCCCTGTCAGTGGTGTACATCGCCGTGGAGGACGCCTCGGTGACGCAGGCTGAGGAGAGCCTGTCCCTGCGCTGCCTGAGGGAAGCCTGCGCAGATTCCCATGCCCTGCTCCACGCACTCCCCTTCGCTTGCTTGGCGCTAGGCTCCACGGACACGCTGGATAGTTTCTACAATGCAG ATGTTGCCGTTGTTGAGATGAGTGACACTTTCCGTCAGCCTTCACTCTTCTATCATCTCGGTGTGAGGGAGAGTTTCAGCATGACAAAtaatattatactgtactgcaataAGCAAGAGAATGATCTTCAGGCACTTAAG GAGCAGTGTGGAAGCTATACTTTCATCCCATATGTGGTGTCACCTCAAGGAAAAGTGTTTGCTTGTGATGCAAATCTGATGCGGGGGATCAAGGAACTCTTGCAACCCACCTTTACCATTGAATCCTTACTGACCCCTTTAGTGGACTGCCTGGTCAAACTGTTGGAGAATGTGCATATTCATGCAAG CGAGTACTTCCATGAGTCCATCCGGCGGGAGATCCGTATGGCGCGGGAGCGTTTCAGTGGGGAGTCCCTAAGTCAGGAGTTAGGTCGCATCCAGAAAAGATTGGACACTTTGGAGCTCCTCAGCCCAGACATCGTTATGAGTCTCCTGCTGTCCTATCGTGACATCCAG GATTACGAATCCATAATTAATCTGGTGGAAACCCTGAATAACCTGCCTATGTGCATGGTGACAGCACAGACAAACATCAAATTTCAGTACATATTTGCCCTGAACAG GAGGAATCGACCCGGTGACCGTGCGAAAGCCTTATCAGTCATTCTGCCCATAGTTGAGTCAGGAGAGCAGGTGGCATCAGACGTGTACTGCCTTTGTGGACGCATTTACAAGGACATGTTCTTGAGTTCTGGCTTCTTAGACACACATAGCTGTGACCAGGCCTGCTATTG GTACGGTAAAGCGTTTGAGATGGAGCCTTCACTACACTCTGGTATCAACAATGTGGTCCTCCTCATGGCTGCCGGCCATGAATTTGACACCTCTATTGAGCTGCGCAAGATTG GCGTCACACTCAGTAGTCTGCTTGGCAGGAAGGGCAGCCTGGAGAAGATGCAGGATTACTGGGATGTAGGCTTCTATCTCGGGGCTGGGATCCTGGCCAATGAGCACAAGAAGGTCATAGAGGCCTCTGAGAAACTCTACCGACTGAATGCACCAATGTG GTATCTGAGTTCTGTCGTGGAAACATACATAATGTATAAGCAGTTTGCTAAACGCTTGGAGATGAAGCACCCCAAACAGGAGGAAGTGGATTTCTGGATGGAGCTGTTGGTGCAAGCATGCAAACCTACTGTTTCCACATCCCACTGCCCT GTCCTGATCTTGGAGCCCACTAAAGTGTTCCAGCCCAGCGTAGTGAAGGTTAATGGGGAGGATGAAAGCCGCACTGTACAGCTGAGACATGTTACTCCACTAAAG AAAGGCCTCCATGAGTGGACCTTCCCTGCTTCAGCGATTCGTGGAGTGAG TATCTCTAAATTTGATGAGCGGAGCTGCTTCCTGTATGTTCTGTACAACTCGGATGATTTCCAGCTGTGCTTTCCCAGTGACCTACACTGTAAAGG ATTCTGTGAGCTGGTGAACATTCTGATAGGTCAGGGTGATGCTTCAGTAGATGACCTCAGCCCTGTCAGTGGAGGGGTGTTAGAG TACATGTATGAGAAAGGGGAGAATGGAGAGAAGGTGGTGCTTGGGAGAGGAACATATGGAGTGGTGTATGCTGGGCGAGACCTGAGCAATCAAGTGCGCATTGCCATCAAGGAAATCCCAGAGAAGGACAGCAC GTATTCCCAGCCGCTCCATGAGGAGATAGCCTTACACAAGAGGCTGAAGCACCGTAACATTGTCCAGTACCTGGGCTCGGTCAGTGAGGGTGGCTTCATTAAAATTTTCATGGAGGAGGTGCCAGGAG GAAGCCTGTCTTCTCTCTTAAGGTCAAAGTGGGGTCCTCTTAAAGATAATGAACCTACCATTGTCTTCTACACCAAGCAGATCCTGGAAGGACTGAAATACCTCCATGATAATCAGATAGTTCACAGAGATATCAAG GGTGACAATGTCCTCATTAACACGTACAGTGGTGTACTCAAGATATCTGACTTCGGAACATCTAAAAGACTAGCTGGAATCAACCCATGTACAGAgacctttacag GTACTCTGCAGTACATGGCTCCAGAGATTATAGACCAGGGCCCAAGGGGCTATGGAAAGCCGGCTGATATTTGGTCCTTGGGCTGTACCATTATAGAGATGGCCACAGGAAAACCCCCCTTTCATGAGCTGGGCAGCCCACAGGCCGCTATGTTTAAG GTGGGCATGTTTAAGATTCACCCCAGTGTGCCGGAGTCCATGTCAGGGGAGGCCAAAACCTTCATAATGTGTTGTTTTGAGCCTAACCCAGACAAGAGGGCCACAGCCTCAGAGCTGCTGAAGAATCCCATCCTTAGGGGCAGTCCCAGGAAGAGAGGCAAACAACTGCCAGACTCAGCTGAGAATGAGGCCAGCTCATCCG GTGAGTACCACAGGAGCTTGTCTGTGCCTTTAGTCGCACACATGGACAACATGGATGCTGATAGGACTGACCTGTCCAGCTCCCTTGATCTAAGGAAATCTGTGGTCCATGTTAGAGAAAATGAAATCTCAGAGAGTCCTCCCGGCACCAACAGCTTCCTGGC AGTGCCAGATGAGCCTCAGGGAGACTTGTCAAGTCCAGCAGTTTCGGGGGAGAACATGGGCCTGTTCTTGCTGAGGAAGGACAGTGAGAGGAGAAACACACTTCACAAAGTGCTTACTGATTACATCAGCCATGTAGTGGGCAACATTCAGGAGTCACTGCCACAG ACTGACGAGCCAACCATTACCTCAGAGCACATCAAGCAACTGATTGGCTGCCTGCGAGAGAACATCCGCTCCCCAGATAGGAAACGGTTCACCAACAGGCTTCTGAAGATCCGCTCCAGCCTGCAAAGTGATGCAGTGCCTCCCTGTAGCCTGCAGGTGGCACTCTTCAGCTTCCAAGATGCT GTCAAGAAGGTGCTGCGACAGCGGCAAGTGAAGCCTCACTGGATGTTTGCTCTGGATAACCTGCTCAGACAGGCTGTGCAAGATGCGATTACTGTGCTCCTGCCAG AGCTAAAGCTACAGCTGCAGTCATCTTTTGAAATGGAGGAGGGCTCTACTGAATCAGAAGAGACCAAAAAGAGTAGTCAGGAACCAGAAGAGTCCCACACTGAATATAAGGGAACATCTCAGGATCTGAAACAGCATGCTGTGCAGGCTGCCAGTCCCAGTCTGTTCAATGGCTTTCTCAGCACCTGCACCCCTCTTGCCCAAGAATTTAGCCAGTTATGCCAGGAAACACAGAG GTTGCTGGCTcagctaaatgaaaaagagaaagagtacCAGGAGCTTCTGAGGAGCTCTATGCAAAATAAACAAGAGGAGATAGATGCCCTTAAGCTCAAGACTGCATCTGAGAGCAGTg